The following are from one region of the Cytobacillus firmus genome:
- a CDS encoding YqzM family protein has product MNEFEKDVQSKRNDAIDSGVGFIVSFGFFATLFIIATVIKFLGA; this is encoded by the coding sequence GTGAACGAATTTGAAAAGGACGTCCAAAGCAAACGTAATGATGCAATCGACTCTGGTGTAGGATTCATCGTATCATTCGGTTTCTTCGCAACGTTATTTATTATTGCAACAGTCATTAAATTTTTAGGAGCTTAA